The genomic segment TTAATTGATCTACAGCCCGGTGATGAAGTTATCACCACGCCCATGACCTGGGTATCCACCACCAATGTCATTTTAAATACTGGCGGCAAGCTGGTGCTGGTGGATGTCGATCCGCTTACACGTAATATTGATCTGGATTTAGTTGAAGCCGCGATTACCCCACGCACCAAGGCCATTATCCCTATTGATTTGGCCGGCTTGCCGGTTGATCGCGATCGCCTTTACGCCATTGCCAATAAACACGGCCTGCGCGTGATTGAAGACGCAGCCCAAGCACAGGGCGCAACATGGAATGGCAAAAAAGTCGGCAGTTTTGGCGATCTGTGTTCGATTTCTTTTCACGCCAATAAAAACATGACCACCACCGAAGGTGGCGCGCTGGTGATGAATAATGAAGCCGAAGCGGCGCTGTTTGAAAAATGGCGCTTACAAGGCGTCACGCGCTTCCCCGATGGCAGCATGGATGTAGATTTACCCGGTGGTAAATTCAATATGACTGATGTAGCTGCAGCCATTGGCCTTGGGCAACTCAAGCAGCTCGACGGCTTTAATGCCAAACGAAATGAGCTTGCGCAAGCTTATTTTGATTTGCTGGATACTGATTTAGGCTTAGAATTGCCGCCCGCTGATTTTACAAACAGCAATTGGCATATGTTTCAGCCGCTCTTACCGCTGGCAAAAATGAAAATCAGCCGCGGCGAGTTTATCGCGCAGATGAAAGAAAGAGGCATCGGGATTGGCGTGCATTACCCGGTGCTGCATTTATTTACTTATTATCGTAATCTGGGTTACACAGAAGGCATGTATCCGCATGCGGAGCATATTGGTGGCAGCACGATTACCCTGCCACTCTTCCCTGCGATGGAAGTAACAGATGTAGAGCGCGTTTGCATTGCTTTGCGTGAAGTACTCTCCGCCAGCTTTAAGTAAGATCACATCTAAAGCCGCTGGATTAAGCAGTGACTTGCAAGTAAGTATTGCCATTCGCAGAGCGGATTTTACCCGCCTTGCGTGTCAGGTTTTAAAAAAAGAGAGTTCAATGAAGCCCATCGTTTCTGTTGTCGTACCGGTTTATAACGAAGAAGACGGCCTGCAAGCCCTTTTCGATCGCCTCTATCCCGCGCTCGATGCACTTAATACCCCGTATGAAATTTTGTTTATTAACGACGGCAGCCGTGATCGCTCGGCAGGCTTATTAAGCGCACAGTACGAAAAACGCCCAGATGTCACACGGGTGATTTTATTCAACGGCAACTTTGGTCAGCATCGCGCCATTCTGGCAGGATTTGAGCACTCAAAAGGCTCACGCATTGTGACGCTTGATGCAGACTTACAAAATCCGCCTGAAGATATCGCCACACTCTTGGCTGAAATGGATAAGGGCCACGATTATGTGGGCTCGATCCGTCGTCAGCGCAATGATAGCTGGTGGCGGCATGTAGCCAGCCGCAGCATGAATAATCTGCGTGAAAAGCTCACCAAAATCAAAATGACCGATCAAGGCTGCATGCTGCGCGCCTATAGCCGCCGCATTATCGACACCATTAATCAGTGTCAGGAAATGCATACTTTTATCCCCGCGCTGGCTTATTCTTTTTCACAAAATCCAACCGAAGTTGTGGTGGGCCATGAAGAGCGCTTTGCAGGCGAATCTAAGTATTCGCTCTATAGCCTGATTCGCCTTAATTTTGACTTAATGACTGGGTTTTCGATTCTGCCCCTGCAATTATTTTCCATGCTGGGGATTTTTGTCTCATTAGGCTCAGGCGCTTTATTCTTATTGCTGGTCCTGCGCCGTATCTTTATGGGGCCGGAAGTCGGCGGGCTATTTACCTTATTCGCCATCGTCTTCTTCTTAATTGGCATTGCGTTGTTTGGTATTGGCCTCTTAGGCGAATATATCGGCCGTATTTATCATGAAGTACGCCAACGCCCGCGCTATTTAATTGCCAGCATTTTACAATCCGACCCGGATCAGCATAAAAAGGATGGAGCGTGAAATCAGCCGTTGTTTTTGCCTACCATAATGTAGGCGTGCGCTGTATTAAAGCGCTATTGGCCGCGGGTATTGAGATCAGGCTGATTGTGACGCACGAAGACAATCCTAACGAGAACATCTGGTTTGGCTCGGTTGCACAATTAGCTGCTGATTACGAAATCCCGTTTATTACGCCAGAAAACCCAAATACATCAGAAATTGAAGCGCAAATTGCTGCGCTGAATGTGGATTTTTTATTCTCGTTTTATTATCGCAATATGCTGAAAGCGCCTTTATTAAGCGCAGCTACGCAGGGTGCATTTAATATGCATGGCTCCCTGCTGCCGCAATACCGTGGCCGTGTGCCGATTAACTGGGCCATTATTAAGGGTGAAACCGAAACGGGTGCCACCTTGCATGTCATGAATATCAAGCCGGATAATGGCCCGATTGTGGCTCAGCAAGCCGTGCCTATTTTTCCTGATGACACCGCTCAGGAAGTGTTTGAAAAAGTCACCGTAGCAGCCGAGCTTTGCTTAAGCGCGGCATTACCGCGATTAATTGCAGGAAAAACTGATTTTACGCAGCAAGACTTAAGCCAAGGCGCTTATTATGGCGGCCGTACAGCTAAAGATGGGCAGATAAACTGGCAACAAAGCGCTAAAGACATCCATAATTTGGTACGCGCTGTGACCGTACCTTATCCGGGTGCATTTAGTGACATCAATAACAAGCGCCTGATTATCTGGCGCACACGGCAAATATTCACAGCAGATACAACAGCCATCGAACCCATTACCCCGCTGATGTATGCTGACGGCAATAGAATTATCTTACTTTGTAGTGATGGTGCGGCACTTTTAGTACTGCATGCAGAATTCGATGGGGAAACACTGAATGGCGGTAATTTTATTCGCCATTTTGGCGCATCCTCAATAGATTTACATTAATTAGTACCTTCGGGAAAACACAATGAAAAAAGTCCTCATCCTTGGCGTTAATGGTTTTATTGGCCATCACCTGTCTAAATACATCCTCGAGAATACCGACTGGGAAATTTTCGGTATGGATATGTATAGCGATAAAGTTTCTGAATTTATGGATAGCAAACGCTTTCACTTCTTTGAAGGCGATATCACCATTAACCAGGAATGGATTGAATATCACGTTAAAAAATGCGATGTGGTATTGCCATTGGTTGCAATCGCAACACCGGCCACTTATGTACAAGCACCATTGCGCGTATTCGAACTTGATTTTGAAGCAAATCTGCCGATTATCAAATGGTGCGTTAAATACAAAAAACGCGTGATTTTCCCTTCTACATCCGAAGTTTATGGCATGTGTG from the Iodobacter fluviatilis genome contains:
- a CDS encoding formyltransferase; its protein translation is MKSAVVFAYHNVGVRCIKALLAAGIEIRLIVTHEDNPNENIWFGSVAQLAADYEIPFITPENPNTSEIEAQIAALNVDFLFSFYYRNMLKAPLLSAATQGAFNMHGSLLPQYRGRVPINWAIIKGETETGATLHVMNIKPDNGPIVAQQAVPIFPDDTAQEVFEKVTVAAELCLSAALPRLIAGKTDFTQQDLSQGAYYGGRTAKDGQINWQQSAKDIHNLVRAVTVPYPGAFSDINNKRLIIWRTRQIFTADTTAIEPITPLMYADGNRIILLCSDGAALLVLHAEFDGETLNGGNFIRHFGASSIDLH
- a CDS encoding glycosyltransferase; the protein is MKPIVSVVVPVYNEEDGLQALFDRLYPALDALNTPYEILFINDGSRDRSAGLLSAQYEKRPDVTRVILFNGNFGQHRAILAGFEHSKGSRIVTLDADLQNPPEDIATLLAEMDKGHDYVGSIRRQRNDSWWRHVASRSMNNLREKLTKIKMTDQGCMLRAYSRRIIDTINQCQEMHTFIPALAYSFSQNPTEVVVGHEERFAGESKYSLYSLIRLNFDLMTGFSILPLQLFSMLGIFVSLGSGALFLLLVLRRIFMGPEVGGLFTLFAIVFFLIGIALFGIGLLGEYIGRIYHEVRQRPRYLIASILQSDPDQHKKDGA
- a CDS encoding DegT/DnrJ/EryC1/StrS family aminotransferase; protein product: MSEFLPFTRPSIDEETINDVANVLRSGWITSGPKVKAFEAALSAYFGGRPVRVVNSATGGQEIALRLIDLQPGDEVITTPMTWVSTTNVILNTGGKLVLVDVDPLTRNIDLDLVEAAITPRTKAIIPIDLAGLPVDRDRLYAIANKHGLRVIEDAAQAQGATWNGKKVGSFGDLCSISFHANKNMTTTEGGALVMNNEAEAALFEKWRLQGVTRFPDGSMDVDLPGGKFNMTDVAAAIGLGQLKQLDGFNAKRNELAQAYFDLLDTDLGLELPPADFTNSNWHMFQPLLPLAKMKISRGEFIAQMKERGIGIGVHYPVLHLFTYYRNLGYTEGMYPHAEHIGGSTITLPLFPAMEVTDVERVCIALREVLSASFK